The proteins below are encoded in one region of Zootoca vivipara chromosome 10, rZooViv1.1, whole genome shotgun sequence:
- the LOC132592721 gene encoding zinc finger protein 665-like, with translation MENGKSLTDSGTLRTHQGNHMGKKRFQCKESGKRGNLNIHQRTHTGEKLYKCLECGKHFSDNGNLRRHQRVHTGEKPFKCTECGKSFSWIGQLNIHLQTHTGEKPFKCMECGKSFRFNARLKTHQRTHTGEKPYKCMECGKSFSHSRQFNRHLQFHTGEKPFKCMECGKSFSLNACLRRHQRTHTGEKPYKCMECGKSFNDGGNLRKHQRTHTGEKPYECMECGKSFCQSGHLRQHLQTHTREKPFKCMECGKNFSRSRQLNIHLQIHTGEKPFKCMECRKSFSLNESLRRHQRTHTGEKPYKCMECGKSFCQNGHLRKHLQTHTRETPFKCMECGKSFSLNESLRRHQRTHTGEKPYKCMECGKSFSLNESLRRHQRTHTGEKPYKCMECGKNFTDDGNLRKHQRTHTGVKPYKCMECGKSFCQSGHLSKHLQTHTREKPFKCMECGKSFSLNESLRSHQWTHTGEKPYKCMECGGSFSHSGNLRRHQQTHREETI, from the coding sequence ATGGAGAATGGAAAGAGTTTAACtgatagtggaacacttagaacacATCAGGGGAATCACATGGGGAAGAAAAGATTCCAATGCAAGGAGTCTGGAAAGAGGGGAAACCTCAATATACAtcagcggactcacacaggagagaaactatataaatgtttggagtgtggaaagcactttagtgataatggaaaccttagaagacaccaacgggttcacacaggggagaaaccttttaaatgcacggagtgtggaaagagcttcagttggattGGACAACTCAATATTCATCTACAGACTCACACgggagaaaaaccatttaaatgtatggagtgcggaaaaagCTTCCGTTTCAATGCAAGACTTAAaacacatcaacggactcacacaggagagaaaccatataaatgtatggagtgtggaaagagcttcagtcacagtagaCAATTCAATAGACATCTACAgtttcacacaggggagaaaccatttaaatgcatggagtgtggaaagagcttcagtttaaatgcGTGCCTTCGAagacaccaacggactcacacgggtgaaaaaccatataaatgtatggagtgtggaaagagttttaatgatggtggaaaccttagaaaacatcaacggactcacacaggagagaaaccatatgaatgtatggagtgtggaaagagcttctgtcagagtggacaccttagacaacatctacagactcacacaagggagaaaccatttaaatgcatggagtgcggaaagaacTTCAGTAGGAGTAGACAACTCAATATACATCtacagattcacacaggggagaaaccatttaaatgcatggagtgcagaaagagcttcagtttaaatgagtcccttagaagacaccaacggactcacacaggagagaaaccatataaatgtatggagtgcggaaagagcttctgtcagaatggacaccttagaaaacATCTACAGACTCACACAAGGGAgacaccatttaaatgcatggagtgcggaaagagcttcagtttaaatgagtcccttagaagacaccaacggactcacacaggagagaaaccatataaatgtatggagtgtggaaagagcttcagtttaaatgagtcccttagaagacaccaacggactcacacgggtgaaaaaccatataaatgtatggagtgtggaaagaattTTACTGATgatggaaaccttagaaaacatcaacggactcacacaggagtgaaaccatataaatgtatggagtgtggaaagagcttctgtcagagtggacaccttagtaaacatctacagactcacacaagggagaaaccatttaaatgcatggagtgcggaaagagcttcagtttaaatgAGTCCCTTAGAAgccatcaatggactcacacaggtgaaaaaccatataaatgtatggagtgtggagggagtttcagtcacagtggaaatcTTAGAAGACATCAGCAGACACACAGggaagaaaccatataa
- the LOC132592719 gene encoding zinc finger protein 420-like: MSTHSSHQLSQRAKKPFKGMESGKSFTDSGTLRTHQGNHMGKKGFQCKESGKRFNQRGNFNKHQRTHTSEKLYKCMECGKSFSNSGSLRQHQRTNTGEKPYECMECGKSFSLNANLRRHQRIHTGEKPYECMECGKSFSDNGNLRRHQRVHTGEKPFKCMECGKSFSWSRQLHIHLQTHTGEKPFKCMEYGKSFSQSGDLKLHQQTHMGEKPYECMECGKSFHFNARLKTHQRTHTGEKPFKCMECGKRFSLNANLRSHQRTHTGEKPYKCMECGKNFSKRVQLNIHLQIHTGEKPFKCMECGKSFSLNACLRRHQRNHTGEKPYKCMECGKSFSHSGQFNIHLETHTGEKPFKCMECGKSFSLNANLRSHQRTHTGEKPYKCMECGKSFSDNGNFGKHQRTHTGEKPYKCMECGKSFRYSGHLNRHLQTHTGEKPYKCMECGKKFSRSRQLNRHLQIHTGEKPFKCMECGKSFSFNESLRRHQRTHIGEKPYKCMECGKSFSDNGNLRQHQRTHTGEKPYKCMGCGKSFSHSGNLRKHQQTQGRNHINVWHVEGTSVRGEPLI; the protein is encoded by the coding sequence ATGAGCACACATAGCTCACATCAACTATCTCAAAGAGCAAAGAAACCATTTAAAGGTATGGAGAGTGGAAAGAGTTTTACtgatagtggaacacttagaacacATCAGGGGAATCACATGGGGAAGAAAGGATTCCAATGCAAGGAGTCTGGAAAGAGGTTCAATCAGAGGGGAAACTTCAATAAACATCAGCGGACTCACACAAGTGAAAAactatataaatgtatggagtgtggaaagagctttagtaatAGTGGAAGCCTTAGACAACATCAACGGActaacacaggagagaaaccatatgaatgtatggagtgtggaaagagcttcagtttaaatgcaaaccttagaagacaccaacggattcacacaggagagaaaccatatgaatgtatggagtgcggaaagagttttagtgataatggaaaccttagaagacaccaacgggttcacacaggggagaaaccttttaaatgcatggagtgtggaaagagcttcagttggagtagacaactccatattcatctacagactcacacgggagaaaaaccatttaaatgtatggagtacggaaaaagcttcagtcagagtggagaccttaaatTACACCAGCAAACTCACATGGGAGAAAAACCatatgaatgcatggagtgtggaaaaagcttccatTTCAATGCAAGACTTAAaacacatcaacggactcacacaggagagaaaccatttaagtgcatggagtgtggaaagcgcttcagtttaaatgcaaaccttagaagccatcaacggactcacacgggtgaaaaaccatataaatgtatggagtgtggaaagaacttcagtaagAGGGTACAACTCAATATACATCtacagattcacacaggggagaaaccatttaaatgcatggagtgtggaaagagcttcagtttaaatgcgtgccttagaagacaccaacggaatcacacaggagagaaaccatataaatgtatggagtgtggaaagagtttcagtcacagtggacaATTCAACATACATCTagagactcacacaggggagaagccatttaaatgcatggagtgtggaaagagcttcagtttaaatgcaaaccttagaagccatcaacggactcacacgggtgaaaaaccatataaatgtatggagtgtggaaagagttttagtgataatggaaactttggaaaacatcaacggactcacacaggagagaaaccatataaatgtatggagtgtggaaagagtttcaggtaCAGTGGACACCTCAATAGACATttacagactcacacaggagagaaaccatataaatgcatggagtgtggaaagaaatTCAGTAGGAGTAGACAACTCAATAGACATCtacagattcacacaggggagaagccatttaaatgcatggagtgtggaaagagcttcagtttcaatgagtcccttagaagacaccaacggactcacataggagagaaaccatataaatgtatggagtgtggaaagagttttagtgataatggaaaccttagacaacatcaacggactcacacaggagagaaaccatataaatgtatggggtgtggaaagagtttcagtcacagtggaaatcttagaaaacatcagcagacacagggaagaaaccatataaatgtatggcatgtggaAGGAACTTCAGTCAGAGGGGAGCCCTTGATTTAA
- the LOC132592720 gene encoding zinc finger and SCAN domain-containing protein 2-like → MENGKSLTDSGTLRTHQGNHMGKKRFQCKESGKRGNLNIHQRTHTGEKLYKCMECGKHFSDNGNLRRHQRVHTGGKPFKCMECGKSFSWSGQLNIHLQTHTGEKPFKCMECGKSFRFNARLKTHQRTHTGEKPYKCMECGKSFNDGGNLRKHQRTHTGEKPYKCMECGKSFCQSGHLRQHLQTHTREKPFKCMECGKNFSRSRQLNIHLQIHTGEKPFKCMECGKSFSFNESLRRHQRTHTGEKPYKCMECGQSFSHSGQLNIHLQIHTGEKPFKCMECGKSFSLNESLRRHQRTHTGEKPYKCMECGKSFSDGGNLRKHQRTHTGEKPYKCMECGKSFCQSGHLSKHLQTHTREKPFKCMECGKSFSLNESLRSHQWTHTGEKPYKCMECGGSFSHSRNLRRHQQTHREETI, encoded by the coding sequence ATGGAGAATGGAAAGAGTTTAACtgatagtggaacacttagaacacATCAGGGGAATCACATGGGGAAGAAAAGATTCCAATGCAAGGAGTCTGGAAAGAGGGGAAACCTCAATATACAtcagcggactcacacaggagagaaactatataaatgtatggagtgtggaaagcactttagtgataatggaaaccttagaagacaccaacgggttcacacaggggggaaaccttttaaatgcatggagtgtggaaagagcttcagttggagtgGACAACTCAATATTCATCTACAGACTCACACgggagaaaaaccatttaaatgtatggagtgcggaaaaagCTTCCGTTTCAATGCAAGACTTAAaacacatcaacggactcacacaggagagaaaccatataaatgtatggagtgtggaaagagttttaatgatggtggaaaccttagaaaacatcaacggactcacacaggagagaaaccatataaatgtatggagtgtggaaagagcttctgtcagagtggacaccttagacaacatctacagactcacacaagggagaaaccatttaaatgcatggagtgcggaaagaacTTCAGTAGGAGTAGACAACTCAATATACATCtacagattcacacaggggagaaaccatttaaatgcatggagtgcggaaagagcttcagtttcaatgagtcccttagaagacaccaacggactcacacaggagagaaaccatataaatgtatggagtgtggacagagtttcagtcacagtggacaACTCAATATACATCtacagattcacacaggggagaaaccatttaaatgtatggagtgtggaaagagcttcagtttaaatgagtcccttagaagacaccaacggactcacacgggtgaaaaaccatataaatgtatggagtgtggaaagagttttagtgatggtggaaaccttagaaaacatcaacggactcacacaggagagaaaccatataaatgtatggagtgtggaaagagcttctgtcagagtggacaccttagtaaacatctacagactcacacaagggagaaaccatttaaatgcatggagtgcggaaagagcttcagtttaaatgAGTCCCTTAGAAgccatcaatggactcacacaggtgaaaaaccatataaatgtatggagtgtggaggGAGTTTCAGTCACAGTAGAAATCTTAGAAGACATCAGCAGACACACAGggaagaaaccatataa